The following are encoded together in the Phaseolus vulgaris cultivar G19833 chromosome 9, P. vulgaris v2.0, whole genome shotgun sequence genome:
- the LOC137822553 gene encoding stress response protein NST1 isoform X6 — MEATAAVAAAAAVRGASLQMPPPSRKEWRAVAEHHHSARNPDDEVQQGREPLDVDFCSITVDGTLDNDILQQQLHNVVRQRQELLQMEIGLKAQMIARTEIMDMRNTFDAQLKDNVNNTNKLQEQLCERERTVHDLERKMEEKERELHAIKLDNEAAWAKQDLLREQNKELATFRMERDHSEAERAQHIKQIHDLQEHIQEKDRQLIELQEQHRGAQETIMFKDEQLREAQAWIARVREMDVFQSTTNQTLQAELRERTEQYNQLWMGFQRQFAEMERVHLHTIQQLQLELADARERSGAYNDDSRMSQMNSKSNATQFGHENGSQFDLNGSNASGGNNGLLPNESTDNGVPFSSTGNASIQTEHVPGVPITPSSLLVQPSYLPHGQVAALHPFVMHQQGVPNSVASHVPQSHVGHFHPVPSMSPVQQWQGQQSVPEGSQLPIQEHSSPSQTDQNLMRSDAKFSYEMSVNGQTLHRDYLDAHIQQGDGAQTVISSVTTETQDQSMQQISSQFSDALRLNSFEPNGEIKEQSSVTLSNDVPDDQVLLSEQASSATNASPVKSQSVNHEEVIQNNSTDSVLSEVFTSSGSTASTTITKTSETALLDEKSLLACIVRTIPAGGRIRISSTLPNRLGKMLAPLHWHDYKRKYGKLDDFVGSHPELFFIEDDYIQLREGAQKIVAATAAVAKVAAAAAASTPYSSYMSTVAVTPMAQSHRMKKVPSIDSKNIKSDKTLQEYAVISSNLGDDPLKLSVMQHQQSNGPNFSVSGGLSNVKILSKSKDSREMDGPESRVVPSSVQLSVGNGGSAQISGSANGRLVSSFTSKQQTRATGAVYHSRR; from the exons ATGGAGGCCACGGCCGCCGTTGCCGCTGCCGCCGCCGTTCGCGGTGCCTCGCTCCAGATGCCGCCTCCGTCCCGCAAAGAGTGGCGCGCTGTGGCCGAGCATCATCATTCCGCGCGGAACCCCGACGACGAG GTGCAGCAAGGAAGAGAGCCTCTTGATGTTGATTTTTGTTCAATAACAGTGGATGGAACACTAGACAACGATATTTTGCAGCAGCAGCTTCATAATGTTGTTAGACAAAGGCAGGAGCTACTGCAAATGGAGATTGGACTAAAGGCTCAAATGATTGCTAGAACCGAGATAATGGACATGCGAAACACCTTTGATGCCCAGCTCAAGGACAATGTTAATAATACCAACAAGCTTCAG GAGCAACTTTGTGAAAGGGAGCGTACAGTTCATGACCTTGAAAGGAAAAtggaagagaaagagagagagctGCATGCTATTAAATTAGACAATGAAGCA GCATGGGCCAAACAAGACCTTCTCCGTGAGCAAAACAAAGAGCTTGCTACTTTCAG AATGGAGCGTGATCATTCAGAAGCTGAAAGAGCTCAGcatataaaacaaatacatgATCTACAAGAACATATTCAAGAAAAAGATAGGCAGCTTATTGAGTTGCAGGAACAA CATAGGGGTGCTCAAGAGACCATTATGTTTAAAGATGAGCAGTTAAGAGAGGCCCAAGCATGGATAGCTCGTGTTCGTGAGATGGATGTTTTCCAATCAACAACAAACCAAACATTACAAGCTGAATTGCGAGAACGCACAGAACAATACAATCAGCTTTGGATGGGTTTTCAGAGACAG TTTGCAGAGATGGAAAGAGTTCATTTGCATACTATTCAACAACTACAGCTTGAACTGGCTGATGCAAGAGAGAGGAGTGGAGCGTACAATGATGATTCAAGAATGTCACAAATGAATTCTAAAAGTAATGCAACTCAATTTGGACATGAAAATGGAAGTCAATTTGACTTAAATGGAAGCAATGCTTCAGGTGGAAATAATGGTCTCCTTCCAAATGAAAGCACTGATAATGGTGTACCATTTTCATCTACTGGCAATGCATCAATCCAG ACTGAACATGTTCCTGGTGTCCCTATTACTCCATCGTCTCTACTTGTCCAGCCTTCGTACCTCCCACATGGCCAAGTAGCTGCATTGCATCCATTTGTTATGCACCAACAAGGAGTACCCAATTCTGTTGCATCCCATGTTCCTCAATCGCATGTTGGACATTTTCATCCAGTGCCCTCAATGTCACCTGTGCAGCAGTGGCAGGGTCAACAG TCTGTGCCAGAAGGTTCACAATTACCCATACAGGAACATTCTTCGCCATCTCAGACTGATCAGAATTTGATGCGATCAGATGCTAAGTTTAGTTATGAAATGTCTGTGAATGGGCAAACTCTTCATAGAGACTATCTGGATGCTCACATTCAGCAAGGTGATGGGGCACAAACTGTGATTTCTTCAGTTACCACTGAAACCCAG GATCAGAGCATGCAACAAATTTCTTCACAGTTCTCTGATGCCTTGCGATTAAACTCTTTTGAACCAAATGGTGAAATTAAG GAGCAGAGTTCTGTGACATTATCTAATGATGTACCTGATGACCAAGTTTTATTGTCTGAGCAAGCAAGTTCTGCAACAAATGCATCCCCTGTCAAAAGCCAATCAGTTAATCATGAGGAAGTGATTCAGAACAACTCTACTGATTCTGTCTTGTCTGAAGTTTTCACATCTTCTGGGTCAACAGCTTCAACAACAATTACAAAGACATCAGAGACTGCTCTCCTTGATGAAAAATCTTTATTAGCCTGTATTGTTCGTACTATTCCGGCTGGTGGTAGAATTCGTATTAGTTCAACG CTCCCTAACAGGCTGGGCAAGATGCTTGCACCTCTACATTGGCATGATTACAAAAGGAAGTATGGGAAGCTGGATGATTTTGTGGGTAGCCATCCTGAA ttattttttattgaggATGACTATATTCAGCTTCGAGAAGGTGCACAGAAAATTGTTGCTGCAACTGCGGCAGTTGCAAAAGTTGCGGCAGCAGCTGCTGCATCAACTCCTTATTCTTCATACATGTCCACTGTGGCAGTTACACCAATGGCTCAGTCTCATCGCATGAAAAAAGTTCCTTCAATTGATTCTAAAAATATCAAAAGTGACAAAACACTTCAAGAATATGCAGTCATCTCTTCTAATTTGGGGGATGATCCTCTAAAATTGTCAGTCATGCAGCATCAACAATCTAATGGTCCAAACTTCAGTGTTTCTGGAGGTCTTTCAAATGTCAAGATTTTGAGTAAATCTAAGGATTCTCGGGAAATGGATGGCCCTGAAAGTAGGGTTGTCCCGTCTTCTGTACAATTATCTGTTGGCAATGGGGGCAGCGCCCAAATTTCTGGCTCAGCAAATGGGAGGCTGGTCTCAAGCTTTACTTCTAAACAGCAGACCAG GGCAACTGGTGCTGTGTACCATTCTCGGAGATA G
- the LOC137822553 gene encoding stress response protein NST1 isoform X1: protein MEATAAVAAAAAVRGASLQMPPPSRKEWRAVAEHHHSARNPDDEELDNTKLGQSDERTIYEVQQGREPLDVDFCSITVDGTLDNDILQQQLHNVVRQRQELLQMEIGLKAQMIARTEIMDMRNTFDAQLKDNVNNTNKLQEQLCERERTVHDLERKMEEKERELHAIKLDNEAAWAKQDLLREQNKELATFRMERDHSEAERAQHIKQIHDLQEHIQEKDRQLIELQEQHRGAQETIMFKDEQLREAQAWIARVREMDVFQSTTNQTLQAELRERTEQYNQLWMGFQRQFAEMERVHLHTIQQLQLELADARERSGAYNDDSRMSQMNSKSNATQFGHENGSQFDLNGSNASGGNNGLLPNESTDNGVPFSSTGNASIQTEHVPGVPITPSSLLVQPSYLPHGQVAALHPFVMHQQGVPNSVASHVPQSHVGHFHPVPSMSPVQQWQGQQSVPEGSQLPIQEHSSPSQTDQNLMRSDAKFSYEMSVNGQTLHRDYLDAHIQQGDGAQTVISSVTTETQSVDKGQLVASQQDQSMQQISSQFSDALRLNSFEPNGEIKEQSSVTLSNDVPDDQVLLSEQASSATNASPVKSQSVNHEEVIQNNSTDSVLSEVFTSSGSTASTTITKTSETALLDEKSLLACIVRTIPAGGRIRISSTLPNRLGKMLAPLHWHDYKRKYGKLDDFVGSHPELFFIEDDYIQLREGAQKIVAATAAVAKVAAAAAASTPYSSYMSTVAVTPMAQSHRMKKVPSIDSKNIKSDKTLQEYAVISSNLGDDPLKLSVMQHQQSNGPNFSVSGGLSNVKILSKSKDSREMDGPESRVVPSSVQLSVGNGGSAQISGSANGRLVSSFTSKQQTRATGAVYHSRR from the exons ATGGAGGCCACGGCCGCCGTTGCCGCTGCCGCCGCCGTTCGCGGTGCCTCGCTCCAGATGCCGCCTCCGTCCCGCAAAGAGTGGCGCGCTGTGGCCGAGCATCATCATTCCGCGCGGAACCCCGACGACGAG GAGTTAGACAATACCAAACTAGGGCAATCAGACGAGAGAACCATATATGAG GTGCAGCAAGGAAGAGAGCCTCTTGATGTTGATTTTTGTTCAATAACAGTGGATGGAACACTAGACAACGATATTTTGCAGCAGCAGCTTCATAATGTTGTTAGACAAAGGCAGGAGCTACTGCAAATGGAGATTGGACTAAAGGCTCAAATGATTGCTAGAACCGAGATAATGGACATGCGAAACACCTTTGATGCCCAGCTCAAGGACAATGTTAATAATACCAACAAGCTTCAG GAGCAACTTTGTGAAAGGGAGCGTACAGTTCATGACCTTGAAAGGAAAAtggaagagaaagagagagagctGCATGCTATTAAATTAGACAATGAAGCA GCATGGGCCAAACAAGACCTTCTCCGTGAGCAAAACAAAGAGCTTGCTACTTTCAG AATGGAGCGTGATCATTCAGAAGCTGAAAGAGCTCAGcatataaaacaaatacatgATCTACAAGAACATATTCAAGAAAAAGATAGGCAGCTTATTGAGTTGCAGGAACAA CATAGGGGTGCTCAAGAGACCATTATGTTTAAAGATGAGCAGTTAAGAGAGGCCCAAGCATGGATAGCTCGTGTTCGTGAGATGGATGTTTTCCAATCAACAACAAACCAAACATTACAAGCTGAATTGCGAGAACGCACAGAACAATACAATCAGCTTTGGATGGGTTTTCAGAGACAG TTTGCAGAGATGGAAAGAGTTCATTTGCATACTATTCAACAACTACAGCTTGAACTGGCTGATGCAAGAGAGAGGAGTGGAGCGTACAATGATGATTCAAGAATGTCACAAATGAATTCTAAAAGTAATGCAACTCAATTTGGACATGAAAATGGAAGTCAATTTGACTTAAATGGAAGCAATGCTTCAGGTGGAAATAATGGTCTCCTTCCAAATGAAAGCACTGATAATGGTGTACCATTTTCATCTACTGGCAATGCATCAATCCAG ACTGAACATGTTCCTGGTGTCCCTATTACTCCATCGTCTCTACTTGTCCAGCCTTCGTACCTCCCACATGGCCAAGTAGCTGCATTGCATCCATTTGTTATGCACCAACAAGGAGTACCCAATTCTGTTGCATCCCATGTTCCTCAATCGCATGTTGGACATTTTCATCCAGTGCCCTCAATGTCACCTGTGCAGCAGTGGCAGGGTCAACAG TCTGTGCCAGAAGGTTCACAATTACCCATACAGGAACATTCTTCGCCATCTCAGACTGATCAGAATTTGATGCGATCAGATGCTAAGTTTAGTTATGAAATGTCTGTGAATGGGCAAACTCTTCATAGAGACTATCTGGATGCTCACATTCAGCAAGGTGATGGGGCACAAACTGTGATTTCTTCAGTTACCACTGAAACCCAG TCAGTTGATAAGGGTCAACTTGTTGCTTCCCAACAGGATCAGAGCATGCAACAAATTTCTTCACAGTTCTCTGATGCCTTGCGATTAAACTCTTTTGAACCAAATGGTGAAATTAAG GAGCAGAGTTCTGTGACATTATCTAATGATGTACCTGATGACCAAGTTTTATTGTCTGAGCAAGCAAGTTCTGCAACAAATGCATCCCCTGTCAAAAGCCAATCAGTTAATCATGAGGAAGTGATTCAGAACAACTCTACTGATTCTGTCTTGTCTGAAGTTTTCACATCTTCTGGGTCAACAGCTTCAACAACAATTACAAAGACATCAGAGACTGCTCTCCTTGATGAAAAATCTTTATTAGCCTGTATTGTTCGTACTATTCCGGCTGGTGGTAGAATTCGTATTAGTTCAACG CTCCCTAACAGGCTGGGCAAGATGCTTGCACCTCTACATTGGCATGATTACAAAAGGAAGTATGGGAAGCTGGATGATTTTGTGGGTAGCCATCCTGAA ttattttttattgaggATGACTATATTCAGCTTCGAGAAGGTGCACAGAAAATTGTTGCTGCAACTGCGGCAGTTGCAAAAGTTGCGGCAGCAGCTGCTGCATCAACTCCTTATTCTTCATACATGTCCACTGTGGCAGTTACACCAATGGCTCAGTCTCATCGCATGAAAAAAGTTCCTTCAATTGATTCTAAAAATATCAAAAGTGACAAAACACTTCAAGAATATGCAGTCATCTCTTCTAATTTGGGGGATGATCCTCTAAAATTGTCAGTCATGCAGCATCAACAATCTAATGGTCCAAACTTCAGTGTTTCTGGAGGTCTTTCAAATGTCAAGATTTTGAGTAAATCTAAGGATTCTCGGGAAATGGATGGCCCTGAAAGTAGGGTTGTCCCGTCTTCTGTACAATTATCTGTTGGCAATGGGGGCAGCGCCCAAATTTCTGGCTCAGCAAATGGGAGGCTGGTCTCAAGCTTTACTTCTAAACAGCAGACCAG GGCAACTGGTGCTGTGTACCATTCTCGGAGATA G
- the LOC137822553 gene encoding stress response protein NST1 isoform X3 produces the protein MEATAAVAAAAAVRGASLQMPPPSRKEWRAVAEHHHSARNPDDEELDNTKLGQSDERTIYEVQQGREPLDVDFCSITVDGTLDNDILQQQLHNVVRQRQELLQMEIGLKAQMIARTEIMDMRNTFDAQLKDNVNNTNKLQEQLCERERTVHDLERKMEEKERELHAIKLDNEAAWAKQDLLREQNKELATFRMERDHSEAERAQHIKQIHDLQEHIQEKDRQLIELQEQHRGAQETIMFKDEQLREAQAWIARVREMDVFQSTTNQTLQAELRERTEQYNQLWMGFQRQFAEMERVHLHTIQQLQLELADARERSGAYNDDSRMSQMNSKSNATQFGHENGSQFDLNGSNASGGNNGLLPNESTDNGVPFSSTGNASIQTEHVPGVPITPSSLLVQPSYLPHGQVAALHPFVMHQQGVPNSVASHVPQSHVGHFHPVPSMSPVQQWQGQQSVPEGSQLPIQEHSSPSQTDQNLMRSDAKFSYEMSVNGQTLHRDYLDAHIQQGDGAQTVISSVTTETQDQSMQQISSQFSDALRLNSFEPNGEIKEQSSVTLSNDVPDDQVLLSEQASSATNASPVKSQSVNHEEVIQNNSTDSVLSEVFTSSGSTASTTITKTSETALLDEKSLLACIVRTIPAGGRIRISSTLPNRLGKMLAPLHWHDYKRKYGKLDDFVGSHPELFFIEDDYIQLREGAQKIVAATAAVAKVAAAAAASTPYSSYMSTVAVTPMAQSHRMKKVPSIDSKNIKSDKTLQEYAVISSNLGDDPLKLSVMQHQQSNGPNFSVSGGLSNVKILSKSKDSREMDGPESRVVPSSVQLSVGNGGSAQISGSANGRLVSSFTSKQQTRATGAVYHSRR, from the exons ATGGAGGCCACGGCCGCCGTTGCCGCTGCCGCCGCCGTTCGCGGTGCCTCGCTCCAGATGCCGCCTCCGTCCCGCAAAGAGTGGCGCGCTGTGGCCGAGCATCATCATTCCGCGCGGAACCCCGACGACGAG GAGTTAGACAATACCAAACTAGGGCAATCAGACGAGAGAACCATATATGAG GTGCAGCAAGGAAGAGAGCCTCTTGATGTTGATTTTTGTTCAATAACAGTGGATGGAACACTAGACAACGATATTTTGCAGCAGCAGCTTCATAATGTTGTTAGACAAAGGCAGGAGCTACTGCAAATGGAGATTGGACTAAAGGCTCAAATGATTGCTAGAACCGAGATAATGGACATGCGAAACACCTTTGATGCCCAGCTCAAGGACAATGTTAATAATACCAACAAGCTTCAG GAGCAACTTTGTGAAAGGGAGCGTACAGTTCATGACCTTGAAAGGAAAAtggaagagaaagagagagagctGCATGCTATTAAATTAGACAATGAAGCA GCATGGGCCAAACAAGACCTTCTCCGTGAGCAAAACAAAGAGCTTGCTACTTTCAG AATGGAGCGTGATCATTCAGAAGCTGAAAGAGCTCAGcatataaaacaaatacatgATCTACAAGAACATATTCAAGAAAAAGATAGGCAGCTTATTGAGTTGCAGGAACAA CATAGGGGTGCTCAAGAGACCATTATGTTTAAAGATGAGCAGTTAAGAGAGGCCCAAGCATGGATAGCTCGTGTTCGTGAGATGGATGTTTTCCAATCAACAACAAACCAAACATTACAAGCTGAATTGCGAGAACGCACAGAACAATACAATCAGCTTTGGATGGGTTTTCAGAGACAG TTTGCAGAGATGGAAAGAGTTCATTTGCATACTATTCAACAACTACAGCTTGAACTGGCTGATGCAAGAGAGAGGAGTGGAGCGTACAATGATGATTCAAGAATGTCACAAATGAATTCTAAAAGTAATGCAACTCAATTTGGACATGAAAATGGAAGTCAATTTGACTTAAATGGAAGCAATGCTTCAGGTGGAAATAATGGTCTCCTTCCAAATGAAAGCACTGATAATGGTGTACCATTTTCATCTACTGGCAATGCATCAATCCAG ACTGAACATGTTCCTGGTGTCCCTATTACTCCATCGTCTCTACTTGTCCAGCCTTCGTACCTCCCACATGGCCAAGTAGCTGCATTGCATCCATTTGTTATGCACCAACAAGGAGTACCCAATTCTGTTGCATCCCATGTTCCTCAATCGCATGTTGGACATTTTCATCCAGTGCCCTCAATGTCACCTGTGCAGCAGTGGCAGGGTCAACAG TCTGTGCCAGAAGGTTCACAATTACCCATACAGGAACATTCTTCGCCATCTCAGACTGATCAGAATTTGATGCGATCAGATGCTAAGTTTAGTTATGAAATGTCTGTGAATGGGCAAACTCTTCATAGAGACTATCTGGATGCTCACATTCAGCAAGGTGATGGGGCACAAACTGTGATTTCTTCAGTTACCACTGAAACCCAG GATCAGAGCATGCAACAAATTTCTTCACAGTTCTCTGATGCCTTGCGATTAAACTCTTTTGAACCAAATGGTGAAATTAAG GAGCAGAGTTCTGTGACATTATCTAATGATGTACCTGATGACCAAGTTTTATTGTCTGAGCAAGCAAGTTCTGCAACAAATGCATCCCCTGTCAAAAGCCAATCAGTTAATCATGAGGAAGTGATTCAGAACAACTCTACTGATTCTGTCTTGTCTGAAGTTTTCACATCTTCTGGGTCAACAGCTTCAACAACAATTACAAAGACATCAGAGACTGCTCTCCTTGATGAAAAATCTTTATTAGCCTGTATTGTTCGTACTATTCCGGCTGGTGGTAGAATTCGTATTAGTTCAACG CTCCCTAACAGGCTGGGCAAGATGCTTGCACCTCTACATTGGCATGATTACAAAAGGAAGTATGGGAAGCTGGATGATTTTGTGGGTAGCCATCCTGAA ttattttttattgaggATGACTATATTCAGCTTCGAGAAGGTGCACAGAAAATTGTTGCTGCAACTGCGGCAGTTGCAAAAGTTGCGGCAGCAGCTGCTGCATCAACTCCTTATTCTTCATACATGTCCACTGTGGCAGTTACACCAATGGCTCAGTCTCATCGCATGAAAAAAGTTCCTTCAATTGATTCTAAAAATATCAAAAGTGACAAAACACTTCAAGAATATGCAGTCATCTCTTCTAATTTGGGGGATGATCCTCTAAAATTGTCAGTCATGCAGCATCAACAATCTAATGGTCCAAACTTCAGTGTTTCTGGAGGTCTTTCAAATGTCAAGATTTTGAGTAAATCTAAGGATTCTCGGGAAATGGATGGCCCTGAAAGTAGGGTTGTCCCGTCTTCTGTACAATTATCTGTTGGCAATGGGGGCAGCGCCCAAATTTCTGGCTCAGCAAATGGGAGGCTGGTCTCAAGCTTTACTTCTAAACAGCAGACCAG GGCAACTGGTGCTGTGTACCATTCTCGGAGATA G
- the LOC137822553 gene encoding stress response protein NST1 isoform X5, with the protein MEATAAVAAAAAVRGASLQMPPPSRKEWRAVAEHHHSARNPDDEVQQGREPLDVDFCSITVDGTLDNDILQQQLHNVVRQRQELLQMEIGLKAQMIARTEIMDMRNTFDAQLKDNVNNTNKLQEQLCERERTVHDLERKMEEKERELHAIKLDNEAAWAKQDLLREQNKELATFRMERDHSEAERAQHIKQIHDLQEHIQEKDRQLIELQEQHRGAQETIMFKDEQLREAQAWIARVREMDVFQSTTNQTLQAELRERTEQYNQLWMGFQRQFAEMERVHLHTIQQLQLELADARERSGAYNDDSRMSQMNSKSNATQFGHENGSQFDLNGSNASGGNNGLLPNESTDNGVPFSSTGNASIQTEHVPGVPITPSSLLVQPSYLPHGQVAALHPFVMHQQGVPNSVASHVPQSHVGHFHPVPSMSPVQQWQGQQSVPEGSQLPIQEHSSPSQTDQNLMRSDAKFSYEMSVNGQTLHRDYLDAHIQQGDGAQTVISSVTTETQSVDKGQLVASQQDQSMQQISSQFSDALRLNSFEPNGEIKEQSSVTLSNDVPDDQVLLSEQASSATNASPVKSQSVNHEEVIQNNSTDSVLSEVFTSSGSTASTTITKTSETALLDEKSLLACIVRTIPAGGRIRISSTLPNRLGKMLAPLHWHDYKRKYGKLDDFVGSHPELFFIEDDYIQLREGAQKIVAATAAVAKVAAAAAASTPYSSYMSTVAVTPMAQSHRMKKVPSIDSKNIKSDKTLQEYAVISSNLGDDPLKLSVMQHQQSNGPNFSVSGGLSNVKILSKSKDSREMDGPESRVVPSSVQLSVGNGGSAQISGSANGRLVSSFTSKQQTRATGAVYHSRR; encoded by the exons ATGGAGGCCACGGCCGCCGTTGCCGCTGCCGCCGCCGTTCGCGGTGCCTCGCTCCAGATGCCGCCTCCGTCCCGCAAAGAGTGGCGCGCTGTGGCCGAGCATCATCATTCCGCGCGGAACCCCGACGACGAG GTGCAGCAAGGAAGAGAGCCTCTTGATGTTGATTTTTGTTCAATAACAGTGGATGGAACACTAGACAACGATATTTTGCAGCAGCAGCTTCATAATGTTGTTAGACAAAGGCAGGAGCTACTGCAAATGGAGATTGGACTAAAGGCTCAAATGATTGCTAGAACCGAGATAATGGACATGCGAAACACCTTTGATGCCCAGCTCAAGGACAATGTTAATAATACCAACAAGCTTCAG GAGCAACTTTGTGAAAGGGAGCGTACAGTTCATGACCTTGAAAGGAAAAtggaagagaaagagagagagctGCATGCTATTAAATTAGACAATGAAGCA GCATGGGCCAAACAAGACCTTCTCCGTGAGCAAAACAAAGAGCTTGCTACTTTCAG AATGGAGCGTGATCATTCAGAAGCTGAAAGAGCTCAGcatataaaacaaatacatgATCTACAAGAACATATTCAAGAAAAAGATAGGCAGCTTATTGAGTTGCAGGAACAA CATAGGGGTGCTCAAGAGACCATTATGTTTAAAGATGAGCAGTTAAGAGAGGCCCAAGCATGGATAGCTCGTGTTCGTGAGATGGATGTTTTCCAATCAACAACAAACCAAACATTACAAGCTGAATTGCGAGAACGCACAGAACAATACAATCAGCTTTGGATGGGTTTTCAGAGACAG TTTGCAGAGATGGAAAGAGTTCATTTGCATACTATTCAACAACTACAGCTTGAACTGGCTGATGCAAGAGAGAGGAGTGGAGCGTACAATGATGATTCAAGAATGTCACAAATGAATTCTAAAAGTAATGCAACTCAATTTGGACATGAAAATGGAAGTCAATTTGACTTAAATGGAAGCAATGCTTCAGGTGGAAATAATGGTCTCCTTCCAAATGAAAGCACTGATAATGGTGTACCATTTTCATCTACTGGCAATGCATCAATCCAG ACTGAACATGTTCCTGGTGTCCCTATTACTCCATCGTCTCTACTTGTCCAGCCTTCGTACCTCCCACATGGCCAAGTAGCTGCATTGCATCCATTTGTTATGCACCAACAAGGAGTACCCAATTCTGTTGCATCCCATGTTCCTCAATCGCATGTTGGACATTTTCATCCAGTGCCCTCAATGTCACCTGTGCAGCAGTGGCAGGGTCAACAG TCTGTGCCAGAAGGTTCACAATTACCCATACAGGAACATTCTTCGCCATCTCAGACTGATCAGAATTTGATGCGATCAGATGCTAAGTTTAGTTATGAAATGTCTGTGAATGGGCAAACTCTTCATAGAGACTATCTGGATGCTCACATTCAGCAAGGTGATGGGGCACAAACTGTGATTTCTTCAGTTACCACTGAAACCCAG TCAGTTGATAAGGGTCAACTTGTTGCTTCCCAACAGGATCAGAGCATGCAACAAATTTCTTCACAGTTCTCTGATGCCTTGCGATTAAACTCTTTTGAACCAAATGGTGAAATTAAG GAGCAGAGTTCTGTGACATTATCTAATGATGTACCTGATGACCAAGTTTTATTGTCTGAGCAAGCAAGTTCTGCAACAAATGCATCCCCTGTCAAAAGCCAATCAGTTAATCATGAGGAAGTGATTCAGAACAACTCTACTGATTCTGTCTTGTCTGAAGTTTTCACATCTTCTGGGTCAACAGCTTCAACAACAATTACAAAGACATCAGAGACTGCTCTCCTTGATGAAAAATCTTTATTAGCCTGTATTGTTCGTACTATTCCGGCTGGTGGTAGAATTCGTATTAGTTCAACG CTCCCTAACAGGCTGGGCAAGATGCTTGCACCTCTACATTGGCATGATTACAAAAGGAAGTATGGGAAGCTGGATGATTTTGTGGGTAGCCATCCTGAA ttattttttattgaggATGACTATATTCAGCTTCGAGAAGGTGCACAGAAAATTGTTGCTGCAACTGCGGCAGTTGCAAAAGTTGCGGCAGCAGCTGCTGCATCAACTCCTTATTCTTCATACATGTCCACTGTGGCAGTTACACCAATGGCTCAGTCTCATCGCATGAAAAAAGTTCCTTCAATTGATTCTAAAAATATCAAAAGTGACAAAACACTTCAAGAATATGCAGTCATCTCTTCTAATTTGGGGGATGATCCTCTAAAATTGTCAGTCATGCAGCATCAACAATCTAATGGTCCAAACTTCAGTGTTTCTGGAGGTCTTTCAAATGTCAAGATTTTGAGTAAATCTAAGGATTCTCGGGAAATGGATGGCCCTGAAAGTAGGGTTGTCCCGTCTTCTGTACAATTATCTGTTGGCAATGGGGGCAGCGCCCAAATTTCTGGCTCAGCAAATGGGAGGCTGGTCTCAAGCTTTACTTCTAAACAGCAGACCAG GGCAACTGGTGCTGTGTACCATTCTCGGAGATA G